In the Puntigrus tetrazona isolate hp1 chromosome 19, ASM1883169v1, whole genome shotgun sequence genome, GCACTTTTGTGCacataatgtcaaattaaaaagttttccGTGAGCAACCGTCGCTCATTAACTCACACCTTAGATGAAAGGTTTcatcacattattttaattgaggTCCCTGTAAACCTGCAGGCTCTTGCTCTGATCCTCAGTAACAGACCCGCAGCACACCGTCTTCAAAAATAGTTGTGGAGGTCTCGTACAATAGGTTTACATTCATGCAAGGTGAAAAAACGcgtttgttttctcaaaatatgtgtTATACTCATATTACCTCCAGTGTAGAACATAGAtgggaattatgcaaatgtgttacCCTGCGAAGGGGGATTCGAATTACTAACGACTCGTTTAGGCGGCATAGAGTGGATTCTTTATTTTGTGACTTTATTCATCTTGCACTTTCAGATGTAAGACTTCAAGTGTTTCAAAATTGCGGTTGAGAACATTTGAGGTCATTTCTGTTTGCATATAATAATTGAATTCTATTCGAAACCATGTAATCTTTTGTGCAGGTTTCAGTAGCTGGTTCAAGCATCTATATGCTCTTAAAGTATATCATACTCCTTCTAGAAGCATGCTAGAGTGTAcatcttttttgtttgaatgGTATTTACAGCTTTACTAGCCTGGTAATTATAATTTGGTCATTTTCACAAAGAATTTTCGTTAAACTCATTTTCAGCAGGTAGTGTTTTGTTGGTGGCTCTCGTCCTTAGACGttattgttgtgtgtttgttgctCGGGCGTGTGGTTGGCTCCTGCGTTCTCATTGGCTGTCGGCTGTTGTGCGGGGCAGGAGAGCACATCCTGTTCTCATCAGCTCACTGAAGCTGGGCCGACTCACAATTCCAGTCAGCTCTGACGGCCGCGAGCAAAGAAAGGGACCTGTCGTTGCCACGGCGACCGAGCACTTCACCACCCCGGGCCTTGGAGTTCGGAGTTTGGCAAGAGGAAAGAGGAGATGAGAGGAGTGAAGGGGAGGAGAGAGGGGCGACGAAAGAAGGGTGTGAAATGAATATAACAAAAAGAGAATAGGGAAGAGTGTCAAGTCAGTAAATGGAGAAATGAAAGAGGATGAGATAGAAAGGGAATGACAAAGAAAATGGAGCCAGTGGAAGCCAGTCTATCAAAGAAAGCACTTTTTCTACACACAGAACCAACCAGAGCGTTTCTTAAAGGGCACctattatgcccctttttaTGAGATTTAATATAAGCATCAGATatccccagaatgtgtctgtggtGATTCAGCTTGAAATATCTCAGCtgatcatttaatataaaattttgaaAAGTTGGAGCGGAAGCAgaaactgtctctttaaatgcaaatgagctgctgctccccGCCTCCTTTTTGAGTAAAGATCTGTGGCTTTACAGCTCCTACCTCAGACACACTTCTTAAAAAACTGACAACCACTCACTTCCTCCAGACTGAATAAATTCTATAGCTGTGAGAAGACATGCTTTAGTGTGAGGATAAACATGGAGGATTGTGTGTGGTTCACTCAGGCCGGGGTCTCTGATGATACAGCAGTGTCCTTCAACAATTGTGGGCGGGGCTTGTACAATGCGATGTCATATTTTACAGATTTGGTGAACGGCTTGttctgaattttttattttactctaaaTCTACAAACCTTTTGTATGTGCATCTGGTGAAATCGATGCTTTAAATAGAATTGTTCTATAATCCATTGTGCCATACTCTTAAATTTTGTACATGCAACTTAATTGCGTAAACAAAttgacaaaattttaaatacaatcggtaacactttctatgaagctcgtatttataatacattataagcatattttaaggcattaaaaatgaatgtataatgctttataaaaaaaaattacaatatgttgtatcatcttaaaaatattcatagGAACAGttgtaatgtgttatttattgGTTATAGCTTATAAGAGCATGAGCATTTATAACACAATATTCATCCACTTAAGTTACAATATTTCTCatagttataatgcattttaagtctCATATCTTGCCATTTGAATTATGctactttacttaaagcagacaaatAATAACACTAACAATACAGATGTCAGATCAGATGAATGTGTAACATGACAGATTtgctttgaacattttgttaatagtATCATAGTAGATGAATAActctgcaactacatgtcagctagccTTCATTAGTGTGTCGCTAAATACATGCTAACGCTTTATTTTGCTGTTTCCTCAGCAGACATACTGAGTATAGGATACTTCACAAGTATGAGAACTTTCTACCCACCCTAtaaagtctactaatactctcaGGTCTATataataaacagcatttctttcagttgaaagtaTGAGCTAGCTCACATTAGCCTCAATATTAGCCTCACAGGAAACACCTAACCACTCACAAGATGTTGTAAGATACTGTGCAGATCTTAAAGATACGATATAGTCCTTTAAAAATGGACTGTCtgttgtgtgttataaatgatcATACCCTTAAAATGTATAATCACAAACACATAGATATTATAATGTATCGCAATtgtatgaatattcatgagatgttaTAACGTCATAATGCGTTACGCACTCAtcataatgccttaagaataccttAACATCTTATTCCATTCATAAATGCATGGCATTATTGAAGTAAAGCTTCATGTTGTCCTGAAGCCTCCGGACATTAGCGTGTTTCCGTGTCTGTTTTTAAAGGTGTCTGGGCAGAGGGAACCCGCAGTGTGATGTTTCCTAATTGAACGCCCTGCAGCATGGGGTGAAAACAGCACCTGCCAGCCCCGGTTAAGCTTGTTATGGTCTGTTGCTGGCATTTGGAGCGTTTTGGAGGGGGGGTGGTGAGTGTTTTAATGAGCCAGTTAAGACAGCAATACAAATGAGCAGATTCAGTTGGCGCTGCCCGTTGTTGAGATGTGTGTGAACAGTCAGGTGAATGTTACCGCTGGATCCTCTCGTGGGCTGCAACGAAGAGTCCATGATCGCAAATATAACTGCTGTGCTCAGCATCAGCCCCATTAGCTAGCAAATGGCCGTGGAACAAGCAAGAAGCAAACAGTCATGAATTAAACAGGAAAGAATCCGGGCTGCAGCCAAGAGCAAGAATTACCCAGACAATCGTTTTTCATTACCATGGATGATTGCAATACCTAGAAAGTTCGTTTTCTCCCCACGAACAAGTTCTGTAATTATACGCCATAGATctcttttttcatattcatgtttttggCCGATCTGACCTGAAGCGCTGCtgctttttctgtgtttctctccCGTCTCTCTCTGTTCTGCATGTAACTGGGTCAATCTCTCACCTCAGTTTGAGGCCATCGGTGGCCATGTTTGTTATTCTGGTAAATTTACTGTGAGACCAGATGTTTTCTCTAGAAACCTCATCCAAGTCTTTATCACCCGCAGCTCTCTGTGAATGTGGGTCACGGTCCAAACGAAACTGTAATGAGTTAGGAGTTATGAAGGAAATGACCTGTGCACAGAATTTAGTTCTAGTTCtgctgcagtaatgatgctgtttGAATAAAGATTTCGAAGGTGGGTCGCTTTGCACATTCCCCATAAAAGGTGCGTATAGACAACAATGCAAGACGACATGCAAATCAACAAATTCAGACCATTTCCATAATCGCATGTCCAAAATTGATGTTAGAAGCACAAACAATACATTAGAGGACCCAACACACAAACTGAAACGATGGGTTCAATGGCTTGCAGTATATGAATGATCGCTTTGCTTCCTTTCTGCAATATTCTGCCGTCTCAAACCTTCAGCCTGAGGGAAAACTGCCGTTCTGAAACGAGTGGGTGCCTGCAAACCGCTTCTGTGCTTTGCTGCGAGATCTAGTTTTATGCCGTTGTTCAAGGTCACACAAGGCGGTTTGCTGTGGTGTGGCGTTGTACGTGGATGTTTTATTACCTTGAACGCAGGCATGTTTACATCTCTCTGACATCTGAGTCCAAATCAAATCTGAAGTTTACTTTTAGAAGTCAAGTCTCAAATTCGTCTGTGTTTTATAAACCTTTTCACATGGCAGAGCAACACATTTTTAGGATTACGTTGTacattatatcatttaaattagtgtttatttattgtgtagGTGGCAAGTGAGCGGCCAGTTAATTTAAGCAATAGACAATGAACAATGTGTTTGTTCTTCTGTAAATATCCACTCAATAGAAAAGTTTTGTTGTCCCTTTAGTAATTGGATGTAACCATCAATCTAAACCTGCCCCTATGACCTTCATTTATACCTTTAGCATcagatttccttttttaaatagagggtgtgtttgttgttttctgatCCTAAAGAATATGGCATCAAATCACCAGGACAGAGAGGGTCTAGAGACTcctttttgttcaaaaacaatGTTATGTGTCTCGAGTCAGTTATTTGTGAATCTAAGCCTATTTTAGTGTgattaaagtgtgatttatttgaatCACAAATGATTATAGATTAAGATTATCATTTTAACTCTCTAGAGTGTTTTTTgagatgaaatattttaaaagtactgtaacactttacaataaggttcataagttaacattagttaacaacatgaacaatacttctacagcatttattaaccctagttaatgctaatttcagcatttgctaatgcattattaaagtcCCAAGTCGTGTTTCGTATTAACaatgtgaactaacatgaaccaACAATGAACAACTGTGTTTTTGTTAGCTAACATTAACAaggattaataaatactacttACTACTAttcttcattgtttgttcacATTATCTACTGTTATCAAATGACAATTGTAGTAAAGtgttacaaatgtacaaaaaaagcaaaatgtttcatattacaaaatgttataCAACTTTCACTATTCTTGTATATTTTGCTTTACAACCTCAATTCCAGAGCTGGGGCATTTTGTGAAAACGCTATAAAATCAAGAATCTGCTATTTGTTCGTActctttcaatttttttaattgtcaaaacTTTACAAAGTTTTCACTGACCAACAGAAATAtactttgtaaatgtaaacacattttttgtgcatttaaatgcttGTCGGCACAAATGCTGATCAAGTGGTCTGTCTCGGTCTCTTTCAGACGTGTCCCCAGTGCTTGCGGGTTTTCTGGGTGCGGGGGTCCTGGTCGTCTCCGTGGCGGTGGCCGTGTTCCTCTGGACGTGCTGTCAGCGGCGATATCGTCAAATGACAGGCACGTACAAGCTGACCAGCGGCCCCTACGACCCCCCCGTCGACCCCCCCTACAAGTTCATCCACATGCTCAAAGGCATCAGCATCTACCCCGAGACCCTCAGCAACAGCAAGAAGATCGTACGGGTGGGCCGGCGCTCAGGATCGGGCTCGCTCTTGAGAGAATGGGCTCGTGGGTCCCGAAACGGAGACGTGCTTCTGGTGGATGCGGATCCTGAAGGTGGCTCCTCACACCTACAGATGAACCACTTGGTGCCGCCCATGGGACCTCCCAGACTGGAGAGGGCGCTGCCCATCCGGGCCGACTACTGCTGTATGGAGAGCAGCTCTGGAAGCAGCAGCGAAGCTCCGAGTAAGACGGCGTCGCCCCACAGTCTCAACTCCCCCTCTCTGGGCACGCTCAGCCTGGCCGTCGACTACAACTTCCCCAAGAAGGCCCTCGTGGTGACCATCGTAGGAGCGCAGGGGCTCCCTGCGGTGGACGAGCAGGCGGGCAGCTCCGACCCTTACGTGAAGATGACCATCCTGCCCGAGAAGAAGCACCGGGTGAAGACGCGCGTCCTGAGGAAGACTCTGGAGCCCGCGTTCGACGAGACGTTCACCTTCTACGGCGTCCCGTACAGCTCGCTGCCCGAGCTCACGCTGCACTTTCTGGTGCTCAGCTTCGACCGCTTCGCGCGGGATGATGTCATCGGCGAGGCGGTGGTGCCGCTGGTGGGCGTGGATCCCAGCACGGGACGGGCGCACATCACCCAGCAAATCAGCAAGAGGAACACGCAGGTGAGTGAGTCTAGGGGGAAGTCTTGGGTGATTCAACTTCTGGGACAAATGGGAAATGTAGTATTTAACACTGACCTGTATGTAACCCTGTTGATtaaaccagcatatgctggttaggtaggttttgaagcattgAAGCTGGTTTGAATTGGTTTCAGCTGGTCCTGAGCAGAAACTAGTTGTTTGGGATGAGTGTGATGAGGATGagaaaccagctcaaaccagtattcatgcttcaaaacctacctaaccagcatatgcttgTTTTTTCAACAACTTTTTCAGATTGAGAtgtatacatcatctgaaagcggAACAAATGTTTGATAGAACAGTATTTGGCTGAGAGACAATATTTGGAAA is a window encoding:
- the LOC122324248 gene encoding LOW QUALITY PROTEIN: synaptotagmin-11-like (The sequence of the model RefSeq protein was modified relative to this genomic sequence to represent the inferred CDS: inserted 1 base in 1 codon); its protein translation is MAEMTNLKPTYDVSPVLAGFLGAGVLVVSVAVAVFLWTCCQRRYRQMTGTYKLTSGPYDPPVDPPYKFIHMLKGISIYPETLSNSKKIVRVGRRSGSGSLLREWARGSRNGDVLLVDADPEGGSSHLQMNHLVPPMGPPRLERALPIRADYCCMESSSGSSSEAPSKTASPHSLNSPSLGTLSLAVDYNFPKKALVVTIVGAQGLPAVDEQAGSSDPYVKMTILPEKKHRVKTRVLRKTLEPAFDETFTFYGVPYSSLPELTLHFLVLSFDRFARDDVIGEAVVPLVGVDPSTGRAHITQQISKRNTQCESRGXLLVSLSYQPVTHRLNVVVLKAKHLPTMDITGLSGNPYVKVNVFYGRKRIAKKKTHVKKCTLNPVFNESFIYDVPAELMPDISVEFLVIDFDRTTKNEVVGRLVLGGQSPIPSGVTHWREVCDNPRRQIAKWHNLIEY